One segment of Leucoraja erinacea ecotype New England unplaced genomic scaffold, Leri_hhj_1 Leri_920S, whole genome shotgun sequence DNA contains the following:
- the LOC129695038 gene encoding inter-alpha-trypsin inhibitor heavy chain H3-like, giving the protein MPSSTADHGLTRAAPPPLPRGPVKLQSLQLLPYKTLKNSLPKAHMTLDGVTYVGVVKEKEAAQKQYQQAVSRGQTAGLVKVSGRKMEKFQVSVNIGSTKKVTFELTYEELLKRNLGKYEMNIRVNPKQLVKSFQIDVHIFEPQGISFLDVNSTFQMNNLTSLVKKTLSGTKAHISFKPTLEQQRKCPDCHDTVLNGDFFVYYDVNRDLSAGSIQIVNGYFVHHFAPANLTKIPKNVVFVIDHSGSMSGNKMHQTNEALLKILADMHEQDHFAIIIFDNQYSIWKDTVFQATPENVAEAKTFVRTIRAVGGTNINDPMLGAVQLLDKAHRDKQLPERSVSMIILLTDGDPNSGESNPSKIQENVKNAVREKYNVYALGFGYDVKFSFLEKMALENNGIARRIYEDSDAPLQLQGFYDEVANPLLLDIEILYPENAVSDLTQASFRQYYDGSEIVVAGRISDNSLQIFTAEVNAQTAKKNLTLSADVNIPEAENIIQQQQYIFGDFTERLWAYLTIQQLLDQRVSARADDKKNLTDEILSLSLKYNFVTSLTSMVVTKPEDTKDTIFVADKPSGDARPERPRYYDPPASVPSSSYTYVDSDPHFVISTNNHRDAVCFNIDGKPGSVLNLISDPHTGKSAL; this is encoded by the exons ATGCCCTCATCGACCGCTGACCACGGGTTGACTCGCGCGGCCCCACCGCCATTGCCGCGAGGCCCCGTGAAGCTGCAgtctttacaactcctcccctacAAGACCCTCAAAAACTCCCTACCAAAGGCTCATAT GACTCTGGATGGAGTGACCTATGTGGGAGTAGTGAAAGAGAAAGAAGCTGCCCAGAAACAGTACCAACAAGCAGTTTCACGGGGACAGACTGCAGGGCTCGTAAA GGTATCTGGAAGAAAAATGGAAAAGTTTCAAGTTTCAGTTAATATTGGATCAACCAAGAAAGTCACATTTGAATTAACCTACGAAGAATTATTAAAACGGAACCTGGGTAAATATGAAATGAACATCCGAGTGAACCCAAAGCAACTGGTAAAAA GTTTCCAGATTGATGTACACATTTTTGAACCACAAGGCATTTCCTTTCTGGATGTTAATTCCACTTTCCAAATGAATAATCTGACTTCTCTTGTGAAAAAGACACTAAGTGGAACAAAG GCCCACATATCCTTCAAACCAACTCTGGAACAACAGCGCAAATGCCCTGACTGTCATGACACGGTTCTGAATGGAGACTTCTTTGTATATTATGATGTCAATAGAGATTTGTCTGCTGGCAGTATCCAG attgTAAATGGATATTTTGTGCATCATTTTGCACCAGCTAACTTAACCAAGATTCCCAAAAATGTTGTGTTTGTGATAGACCACAGCGGATCCATGTCAGGGAATAAAATGCATCAG ACAAATGAAGCTCTTTTAAAAATTTTGGCTGATATGCATGAACAGGATCATTTTGCCATCATTATCTTTGATAATCAGTATTCAATATGGAAAGATACTGTTTTTCAAGCAACTCCAGAGAATGTGGCTGAAGCTAAAACATTTGTAAGAACTATACGAGCTGTAGGAG GAACAAATATTAATGATCCCATGCTGGGAGCAGTGCAACTTCTGGACAAAGCTCATAGAGACAAGCAACTGCCTGAAAGGAGTGTCTCCATGATTATTCTGTTAACTGACGGTGATCCAAACAGCG GAGAGTCAAACCCATCAAAAATTCAGGAAAATGTTAAAAATGCTGTACGGGAAAAGTACAATGTGTACGCCCTTGGGTTCGGTTACGACGTGAAATTCagctttctggagaaaatggcacTGGAGAATAACGGTATTGCACGGCGGATTTATGAGGATTCGGATGCCCCCTTACAGCTGCAG GGATTTTATGATGAAGTGGCAAATCCCTTGCTTTTGGATATTGAAATTCTGTACCCTGAGAATGCCGTTTCAGATTTAACTCAAGCCAGTTTTAGACAATATTACGATGGGTCAGAAATCGTTGTGGCGGGCAGGATTTCAGACAATTCTCTGCAAATATTTACAGCAGAGGTCAATGCTCAAACA GCCAAAAAAAATCTGACTTTATCAGCTGACGTGAATATACCAGAGGCTGAGAATATTATTCAACAGCAACAATACATTTTTGGTGACTTTACTGAGCGACTGTGGGCTTATTTGACCATACAGCAACTCTTAGACCAGCG GGTTTCTGCAAGAGCAGATGACAAGAAAAACCTCACAGATGAAATCCTGTCACTTTCGCTGAAATACAACTTTGTTACATCACTGACGTCAATGGTTGTTACGAAACCTGAGGATACCAAGGATACAATCTTTGTGGCTGACAAGCCATCTGGTGATG cgaGACCCGAGCGACCGAGATATTACGATCCTCCCGCTTCTGTCCCAT